A single Amia ocellicauda isolate fAmiCal2 chromosome 9, fAmiCal2.hap1, whole genome shotgun sequence DNA region contains:
- the LOC136759343 gene encoding SH2 domain-containing protein 6: protein MSFFSKLKNTHIPPPAPPRRIDNGAAYGWSVDGCDEDGDTYEAPPCERPAMKVFPGQVEENVYLERTSTPPVLRQAAPPPRPIKAQPGKTPKPEPQEDADDTYIDPSANNPPQVNRKDKPGKKTPPKQILPPRPAQGSASLPEEDVYLDPNEGQDDELYLEPNPAQPPSPRVVAKPTPPFPASAPRGGPLPMTKPPIPRAKSKVDLPSDGQEARRTSFPIKVPPLTSTAKPPLPSQLKEPKPSPPIPRALADSPGANHTPPRSSFLSGPEEANLQGKEWFAGSCDRKTAEAVLHKVKKDGAFLVRLSSAQTGRQPYTLVVLYQGKVYNIPVRYLEDSRRYALGKEGKRSEEFFETLSDIISHHTKNPLLLIDSKSQTKNTTYLAHPARP from the exons ATG AGTTTCTTCAGCAAGTTAAAAAACAC GCATATTCCTCCCCCAGCCCCGCCCAGAAGGATAG ATAACGGCGCAGCCTACGGGTGGTCCGTCGATGGCTGC GATGAGGACGGAGACACCTACGAGGCCCCCCCCTGTGAGCGCCCCGCCATGAAGGTGTTCCCCGGACAGGTGGAGGAGAATGTCTACCTGG AGAGGACTTCAACCCCCCCAGTCCTTAGACAGGCGGCGCCGCCCCCCCGGCCTATCAAAGCACAGCCAGGGAAAACCCCG AAGCCTGAGCCGCAGGAGGATGCAGATGACACATACATTGACCCCAGCGCCAACAACC CCCCTCAGGTGAACCGTAAGGACAAGCCAGGAAAGAAGACTCCCCCAAAACAGATCCTTCCCCCTCGGCCTGCGCAGGGCTCAGCCTCGCTGCCAGAGGAAG ATGTGTACCTGGACCCCAACGAAGGCCAG GATGACGAACTGTACCTGGAGCCGAACCCCG CACAACCCCCCAGCCCTCGAGTGGTTGCCAAGCCGACGCCTCCTTTTCCAGCTTCGGCCCCCCGGGGTGGACCCCTCCCCAT GACGAAGCCCCCTATTCCCAGAGCCAAGTCT AAGGTGGACCTGCCCAGTGATG GTCAGGAAGCCAGAAGGACGTCTTTCCCAATCAAGGTGCCCCCCCTGACGTCAACAGCCAAGCCCCCCCTGCCCTCCCAACTCAAAGAGCCCAAGCCCAG CCCTCCAATCCCCAGAGCCCTGGCGGACAGTCCCGGAG CCAATCACACACCGCCCAGGTCGTCCTTCCTGTCAGGGCCAGAG GAGGCCAACCTGCAGGGCAAGGAGTGGTTTGCAGGAAGCTGTGATCGCAAAACTGCAGAAGCAGTGCTCCACAAAGTCAAAAAG GACGGGGCGTTCCTGGTCAGGCTGAGCTCGGCCCAGACGGGTCGGCAGCCCTACACCCTGGTGGTGCTGTACCAGGGGAAGGTCTACAACATTCCTGTGCGCTACCTGGAGGACAGCCGCCGCTACGCACTGGGCAAGGAGGGCAAGAGGAGTGAGGAG ttCTTTGAGACTCTCTCGgacatcatctcccaccacacGAAGAACCCCCTCCTACTGATTGACAGTAAGAGCCAGACCAAGAACACCACCTACCTCGCCCACCCTGCCCGCCCCTGA
- the gnsb gene encoding glucosamine (N-acetyl)-6-sulfatase (Sanfilippo disease IIID), b: protein MNCDADTRQFIPTDTLLFQRPPKNQRGSHMTARPEFRVTFHFLKVCASSPSALSDSLRVCLSSRPGECMLRSPTQRPLLWRETERDSPMAGSEATVSPGVEARWRGRCRTPTAVLLVLCTCLLRCAGCTKPSNIVLILTDDQDVELGGMTPMKKARTLIGDSGATFSNAFTVTPLCCPSRSSILSGKYPHNHQVRNNSLSGNCSSPAWQREQETQAFPVYLHKLNYQTFYAGKYLNQYGKPQAGGVSHVPPGWDQWHALVGNSQYYNYSLSVNGKEEQHGDHYATDYLTDLIVNRSVEFLDHRRKNQPFFLMLSSPAPHSPWTPAPHYQDSFVSTKAPRDGSFNKPGGKDKHWLLRQPHSPMANSSIDFLDNAFRRRWQTLLSVDDLVEKVVLKLQELKELNNTYIFYTSDHGYHTGQFSLPIDKRQLYEFDIRVPLMVRGPGIKPNQTLQGPVLNIDLGPTFLDIAGVDVSRTTMDGQSFLPLMAPSLRNGTSRPYFLVEYTGEGHTDQDPACPLLGPGLSQCFPDCVCEDAFNNTYACVRTLSSVNLQYCEFADTESFVEVYNLTSDPHQLENILKKVDPSLLQSMNQRLIRLQSCTGAACRDTKH from the exons atgAACTGCGATGCGGATACAAGACAATTCATACCGACGGACACACTTCTCTTTCAACGCCCACCTAAAAATCAGCGAGGCAGTCATATGACCGCCCGGCCCGAGTTCAGGGTTACTTTCCACTTCCTCAAAGTTTGCGCCAGCAGCCCCTCTGCGCTTTCAGACTCACTGCGTGTTTGTCTTTCGTCGCGCCCGGGCGAGTGCATGCTGCGCAGCCCGACACAGCGGCCGCTTCTGTGGAGAGAGACTGAGCGGGACAGCCCGATGGCCGGCTCGGAGGCGACGGTGTCTCCCGGGGTAGAGGCTCGGTGGCGGGGCCGCTGCCGCACTCCCACCGCGGTGCTGCTGGTGCTGTGTACCTGTCTGCTCAGGTGCGCCGGCTGCACCAAGCCCAGCAACATCGTGCTCATTCTCACGGACGACCAGGATGTGGAACTGGGAGGGATG ACGCCCATGAAGAAGGCCCGAACTCTGATAGGTGATTCTGGAGCCACCTTCTCCAACGCG TTCACAGTGACGCCACTGTGCTGTCCCAGCCGCAGCAGTATCCTCTCAGGCAAGTACCCTCACAACCACCAGGTGCGGAACAACTCCCTGAGTGGCAACTGCAGCAGCCCGGCCTGGCAGCGGGAGCAGGAGACGCAGGCCTTCCCTGTGTACCTGCACAAGCTCAACTACCAGACCTTCTACGCTGGCAAATACCTCAACCAG tatGGGAAGCCTCAGGCAGGAGGCGTGAGTCATGTACCGCCTGGCTGGGACCAATGGCACGCACTG gtGGGGAACTCTCAGTACTACAACTACAGCCTGTCTGTGAACGGCAAGGAGGAGCAGCACGGGGACCACTACGCCACAGACTACCTCACCGACCTCATA GTAAACAGGTCCGTGGAGTTCCTGGACCACCGCAGGAAGAACCAGCCGTTTTTCCTGATGCTGTCTTCCCCCGCGCCCCATTCCCCCTGGACCCCTGCCCCCCATTACCAGGACTCCTTTGTCAGCACCAAGGCCCCTCGGGACGGCAGCTTCAACAAGCCCGGCGGCAAG GACAAGCACTGGCTCCTGAGACAGCCTCACAGCCCCATGGCCAACAGCTCCATCGACTTCCTGGATAATGCATTCCGTCGCAG GTGGCAGACCCTGCTGTCTGTGGATGACTTGGTGGAGAAGGTAGTGCTCAAGCTGCAGGAGTTGAAGGAGCTGAACAACACCTACATCTTCTACACCTCCGATCACGGCTACCACACAG GTCAGTTCTCGCTGCCCATTGACAAGAGGCAGCTGTACGAGTTCGATATCCGTGTCCCGCTGATGGTCCGTGGCCCAGGAATCAAGCCCAACCAGACCCTGCAG GGACCAGTGTTGAACATTGACCTGGGCCCCACCTTCCTGGACATTGCGGGGGTCGACGTGTCCCGCACCACCATGGACGGACAGTCTTTCCTGCCCCTTATG GCCCCTTCTCTGCGCAATGGCACCTCAAGGCCCTACTTCCTGGTTGAGTACACAGGAGAAGGACACACTGACCAAGACCCCGCCTGTCCTTTGTTGGGCCCTGGACTTTCT CAATGCTTCCCAGACTGCGTGTGTGAGGATGCCTTCAACAACACGTACGCCTGCGTCAGGACACTGAGCAGCGTCAACCTGCAGTACTGCGAGTTTGCGGACACTGAG tCCTTCGTGGAGGTGTACaacttgacctctgacccccaCCAGCTGGAAAACATTCTGAAGAAAGTGGACCCCAGCCTCCTGCAGAGCATGAACCAGCGGCTCATCCGCCTGCAGTCCTGCACGGGCGCTGCCTGCAGAGACACCAAGCACTGA